Genomic DNA from Synechococcus sp. UW179A:
CGGCATGTTCCCTCCAGAAGAACAGGAGAGCGTGCGCCGCTCTCTGTCGGAGTCACTACTCGGAGTGATCTCACAGGGCCTCATCCGCACCACAGATGGCAAGCGGGCCGCGTTCCACGACATCCTGATCAACACGGAGGCATGCAAGGACTACATCCAACGTGGAGCACTGGATGAAGTTGAAGAAATCATGGAGCGGAGCGGTTTCGACGGAATGGTGACCACTAATCAATGCCTGCAGAGTCTTGTGGAGCAGGCGAGAGTCGAAGCGGACCTCGCTGTGGCTCAGAGCCTGAAACCGAATGAACTGGCTCAGGCCTTGAGGGGGAGGGGTTAAGAGCGGGGTTCGATGCTCAGGCGGCTGGGGCACTGGAAGCGGAAACTCTGATCACAAACAGAATTCCGAGCGACACAGACAAACCCAGCATTGCCAGGCGTCCGTTCCAGATTTCTGCTTGAGGAGTAAAACCCCTACGCCAGGCATTCAATTCACCGGAATCAACCTCTTCAACATTGTTTTGTTGGCACGTCTCGGCCTTGATCGACATCACCCTGTTGCATTTCGGGACACCTTATGCACTGAATCTCAAAAAGGCGGATTCGATTGATACAGAGGAGCGCAGTTTTCAAGAGCCCAGCGTGCTGAAACACCGAGAGCCAAGGAACTGGAGATGGCCTCGGATTGCAAACGTCCAAGCGCCGCGGCGCCAACCATCGCTGCGTTATCAGTGCAATAGCTGAGTGGTGCCAAGTGCACCTCAACCCCCTGATCAGCGCCTCTGGCATGCATGCATTCACGCAACCGTTGATTGGCAGCCACGCCGCCCACCATCACCAGTGTCGTCAGGCGGAGATCGGAACAGCATCGGAGGCTGCGATCGACCAGTACATCCACAACGACCTGCTGGAAGCTTGCAGCCAAATCAGCCAGGGGCAATGGCTGGTCCCAAGTCCGACAAGCCTCCACCTGACGAAGCATCGCCGTTTTGAGTCCACTGAAGGAAAAGTCGTAGGGGTAGTAGCCCCCTCCGGGTTTTGAGACGCGGCCTTTCGGAAGGGTAAAACGGGTGGTATCACCCTCAACGGCAGCAGCCTGGATCGCCGGACCTCCCGGGTACTCCAGTCCCAGCAGACGAGCCACCTTGTCAAAGGCTTCACCAGCGGCGTCATCATGACTGCGCCCAAGCCGCTCCAGCACTCCTGTTGCATCGACGCGAATCAGTTCCGTGTGTCCACCGCTCACCAGCAGAACGAGATAAGGCGGTGCTGGTGGAGACAACGCCAGCCGAACAGAGGCCAAATGAGCTTCAAGATGGTGAATGGCGATGAAAGGTCGGTTGTGCAG
This window encodes:
- a CDS encoding high light inducible protein; the encoded protein is MSIKAETCQQNNVEEVDSGELNAWRRGFTPQAEIWNGRLAMLGLSVSLGILFVIRVSASSAPAA
- the tsaD gene encoding tRNA (adenosine(37)-N6)-threonylcarbamoyltransferase complex transferase subunit TsaD, which encodes MAKVLALETSCDESAAAVVEQSDGRLQVLSHQIASQIEEHAQWGGVVPEIASRRHVEALPHLIDQALNEAGLPISDLDAIAATVTPGLVGALMVGSVTGRTLAALHNRPFIAIHHLEAHLASVRLALSPPAPPYLVLLVSGGHTELIRVDATGVLERLGRSHDDAAGEAFDKVARLLGLEYPGGPAIQAAAVEGDTTRFTLPKGRVSKPGGGYYPYDFSFSGLKTAMLRQVEACRTWDQPLPLADLAASFQQVVVDVLVDRSLRCCSDLRLTTLVMVGGVAANQRLRECMHARGADQGVEVHLAPLSYCTDNAAMVGAAALGRLQSEAISSSLALGVSARWALENCAPLYQSNPPF